CCCGCGATGGCCGCCGCGTCGCTGTACGCCGGCGCGCTGATCGCCGGCGACGAGCGCCCGCAGACCGCCGTCGCCGACGCGATGGACGTCACTCGCCTCTCGGTCCAACAGCACTGGAAAGACGTGCTCGAAGACGCCGGCTTCCGGCCACCGACGTGGTAAGCGGCGCGGTGGCGCCGCGCTCGATGCGGCCTACTCGGTGAGGAGTCGATACGCCAGCAGGGCCAGCCCCGCGAACGCCGCGAGTTGGCCGACGAGGAACAGCGCGCCGCCGACGTACGCGAGGAGGCTGTCGGGGTCGCGCCCGGCGACACGGATCGCCTGGTACCCGACGAGCAAGGCGAGGCCGCCGACGAGGAGCAACTGCGTGGAGCGCGACCGACGGGCGAGCCAGCCGGCGGCGTCCATCTACTCCGCGTCCGGCGGCGCGGTGCCGCGCCCCTCGCGCTCGGGGGTGACGTTGCCGTGGCGGTCGATCTCGCCACGCACGATCCGCGTCGAGGAGATGCGCTTGCCGTCCTCGGCGGGGACGTGGTCGACGACCTCGATCCGGAGGCTGGGGAGCCCCTTCTGCTCGCGAATCTCGTTGACCCGCTCGGCGCCCGACTGCGTCTCGGGGGAGACGATCAGCGCGTCGAACCCCGGTTCGACGGCGATGCCCGTGGGCTTCGTGAGTTCGCGAATCTCGTACTCGCGGTCGTGTTCGGCGGCCAGCGGCGCCAACTCCGCGTCGAGGTCGCGCTTCCGGTCGGCGAACGGGCGGACGTAGCGGTCCGTGTGACGGGTCTTCGGGGCCAACTCGTCGGAGGTGAGCCCGACGGTGAGGTCCCCGAGCTCGAACGCGCGCTCGAACAGCGCGCGGTGGCCGTCGTGGACCGGATCGAACGTCCCGCCCAGCGCGACGTGCATACCCGCCGGTGGGCGCCCCGGCACCTAAAAGCGACGTTACTCCCCGTCGAGTAGCCGGCACGAGTGGGGCACGACCACGACCGTCTGTCAGTCGTGGGTGGGGTCGCCGGGGACCGTCGGCGTACTCGATTGATGCGAGCCCGGCGGCCGGCAGACGACCACCGTCGGGTCCGGTCCGTCGTCAGTCCTCGTCGTCGGGGCGCTCGACGGAGATACTGACGGGGTCGTCGCCGTCGTCCGAGCCGCCGTCCCCGCTCAACTGGGCGTCCAGGTTGAACACGGTGTTCAACTGGTCTTGCACCTCGCCGACGACGCCCTCGACGAGTTCCGACGGTTCGATCGCCTCGTACTCGTAGGGGTTGTTGCCAGCGCCCGCCGCCTCACGTTTCGTCCGCGTCACCGTCTCCTCGCCGTGGAGCTCCGCCAGCGCCTCGCGGACGGTGCTGGGGTACAGCCCCGTCCCTTCGGCGACCTCGTCGCTCGTCGACCCGGGGTGTTCACGGAGGTACACGTAGATCCGAGCGCGCGTCTCCGTGTCGAGCAGCCACGAGAGCAGGTCGACGATCCGTTCGTCGAACCCGCCGGCGACCTCGGTGGCGCCCTCTTCGAGCCGCTCGGCAGCCTCGCGTAGCTCCCCGCGCGGGGAGTTCTCGTCGGCGGTGTTCTCCGCGTCGCCGCCGTCCTCGGGGGCCTCGTCCGTAGACATATGTCGCGTTTCGGCGGTCAGAACTCCGTAGTGAAAACCCCGTCGCCCGTATCGGTTCCCGATAACGCGACCGACGCGTGTTCCTCGGTCAGCGACCGTGCTCGTCGAGCAGCAAGTCGTGACACAGCGCCGCTATCCCGTCGTTCTCTCGGATCCTGCGCTGGCGCGCCGACCCCGACTCGCGCTCCAGCAGGAACCGGGGGCCTTCGACGCCGAGGCGGTCGCACGCGCGCTCGACGACCGTCGGGATGTCGACGACCGACTCGCCGTCGCGAGCGACGAAGGTGGCGTCTTCCCCGTGGCGCATCGCCCGCCACTTGTTCTCGTCGAGGAGTTCGCGCCGGAGGCCGTGGTCGCCGCCGAACCCGGCGTCGGGGTCGCTCTCGTCCTCGTAGCGCTCGGCGAGGTCGGTGACGAGCGCGTGGACCCACTCGACGAACGCGACGGTGACGTCCGGGTCCGACTGGGCGTCGGGCGTGCGCACCTCGACGGTGCCGTGCCCCGTGTGGGGGCGCACGTCGAACCACAGTTCGCCGCGGTCTTCGATCGAGCCGTGCTCGACCATCCGGCGCTCGAACGACTCGTAGGCCTCGAAGGAGTCGAAGTAGCCCGGCATCCCGGTGTTCGGGAGGTTCTCGAACACCTTCGCGCGAGCCGACGCCAACCCGGTGTCGAAGCCGTTCCAGAACGGGGAGTTGGCCGACAGCGCGAGCATCGGCGGGAGGGACCACCGGAGTTCGTTCGCGACCCACGTCGCCTTGTCCGCGTCGTCGACGCCGACGTGGACGTGCAGTCCGGCGGTCGTGTTCCGGTGTTGCGGGTACTGGATGCGGTCGAGTTGCGAGCGGTACCGGGGCTTCTCGGCGTGGTCGAGTTCGCGCCACACCGCCGCCGGGTGGAGGCCGGCGGCGGCGACCTGCAGGTCGTACGACGCGGCGTGCTCGACGAGCGCCTCGCGGACGGCGACGACGTTGTCCCGGACCGACCCGGGGTCTTCGATCAACGGGGTCTGGGTCTCGACGACGGACTTGAACAGTTCGTGGTCGATGCGTCCCCCGAGCGGTTCGGGCGGCTCACGGTCGCCGTAGACGAGTTCGTCGCTCCCGGCGGTCGGGCGCCCGTCGCCGTCGACGACGTAGAACTCCTCCTCGACACCGAGGGTGCCCATCCGATCGAACGCCGCGGCCGAACCCGTGTCCATCGGCGACGGCTTGGACGTGGGGCGATAAATAGGTCGGGAAACCGGGTGGCACGTGTCCGTCGCCGTGACAGTCCGGTGGGCCGGTCGCCTCCGTCGTCGAGCGGCGGTGTGGCGCCCGCCGCCGTCACTTCGGCGTCGCGACGACGCCGAGGTGGTCCTCGTGGAACCGGTCTAACTCGCGCGTCTCCAGCACCTCGTACATCTCGCGGAGGTCCCCGAGCACCTCGTCGAACACCGCATTGGGGTCGGCGGCGACGTCCTCAGAACGGGCCTTCACCGCCAGCAGGAGTCTGCCGTCGTCGGCGAGGAACTGCCGGTTGCGGACGGCCACGTCGGCCTGGCCGCGAGTCGCCACGTCCTGCACGAGCACGTCGCAGTCGGCCTCGACGACGTGGGCGTACGTCTCCGGGCGGCGGGCGTCTTTGAGGAGGGGGAACAGGGTCGCGCGCGACTCGCAGGCGTCGAGCAGGTCGCGGACGGGGCGCGGCGAGAACTCGACGGCGTACGTCGGTCCGGCGAAGTCGGCGACGTGGCTCACGGTCGTGCCGTTCGCGGCACCGAGGTAGAGCACCGTCTCGTCGCCGACGAGGCCGGTGTCCATCCCGAGTTCGAGCATCCCGCCGAGTTTCGAGCGCCCGGCGTCCCACGCGCGCCACCCGTCGTCAGTCGGCTCACCGTACACTGGTTCGCCGCGGGTACAGAGCCGCTCGCGACCGTCGAACTCGCGTCGCTCCACCCCGTCGGGGAGGTGCTCACTCATCGTCGGCACCTCCGTCGTCGTCCTCGGCGCGGGCGCGGATGGTCTGCATGCGCTCGTCCAACTCCGCCTCCAACTCGGGCCGGTAGTCGCCCGAGTAGTGGTCGATCCGAGCGGCGATGGTCAGTTTGCCCGCCAGCGCGCGCGAGGCCGACCCGCGGTCTTCGGGTCGGGTGCCGCGGACGTACTCGTGGGTGTAGATGACGCCGTGTTTCGGCGAGGAGCCGTGACCGCGCAGGTGCGCGAACAGCGCGTCCTCTGCGCCGAGCACCTGGAGCGTGCCGGAGGGCTTCTTCGCCAGCGGCTCCAGCCCGCCCGCCAGCGAGATGAGTCGCGCGGCCAGCACCGGCCCCGCGAGCGCCGCGAGGTTCGGTGCGGCGACGGGCGCGCGCGACTCAATGAAGGCCTCCAACTCGTCCGCTTCGGCAGCGAGGTCGGCGACCCGCGTCGCCAGCGAGACGACGCGCTCCTCGGCGGGGCCCTCCGGGTCGCGCTCGGCGAGGGCCACACAGCCGTCGACACCCGTGCCGGCGTCCTCGAACAGCGTCCCGGCCCACTCGGACACGCGCTCCGCGAGTTCGTTGGCGACGCGCTCGGCGTCGTCCATCGCGCGGACCGCGTGGAGCAGTTGGCGGTCGTCGGCGCGCTCGCGCTCGTCCACCGCGGCGCGAGTCGCCTCGACGGTCGCCTCGCGGAGTTGTTCGTAGTAGTCCTCTTCGTCGGTCGCGGCGCCCGACTCGACGGCCAGCGCCGGCCAGTCTGCCGGCGCGGCCGCCGTGCCGTCGCGGACGCGGTCCGCGGGCGACTCGTCGTCGCCGACGGCGAACCACGCCGCCGCCTCGGCCCCGGCGGCGTCGCCGGGAGCGCGGCCCGCGGCGTCGTCGTCTGTGGTCATGCACGTCCGTTCCCGTCGACCGTTGATTAGCGTTGTCTCCGCGGGCGCGGATACGAACCGAGTAACCTTTGGCCGCTACGCCGCACACCTCGCCCATGCAACAGCCGGAACTCGACCGTTTCGAGGCGCCCGACGTCAGCGAATTGACGCCGCCGACCCGGACCCTGATGGGGCCGGGCCCGAGCGACGTCCACCCGCGCGTGCTCCGCGCGATGAGCACGCCGCTGGTCGGCCACCTCGACCCCTCGTTCGTCGAGATCATGGACGAGACGCAGGAACTGCTCCGGTACACGTTCCAGACCGACAACCAGTGGACCATCCCCGTCTCCGGCACCGGGTCGGCGTCGATGGAGGCCGCCATCGGCAACCTCGTCGAACCGGACGACACGATGCTCGTCCCGACGAACGGCTACTTCGGCGGGCGGATGGCCGAGATGGCCCGCCGCGCCGGGGGTAACGTCGTCGAGGTCGACGCACCGTGGGGGGAGCCGCTCGACCCCGTCGACGTGGAAGCCGCCTTCGACGAACACCAGCCCGACGTGTTCGGCTTCGTCCACGCCGAGACCTCGACGGGTGTCCGCCAGCCCGACGTGCCCGAACTGACGAGCATCGCCCACGACCACGACGCGTACGTGATCGCCGACTGCGTCACCTCGCTGGGTGGCGTCTCGCTGAAGGTCGACGAGTGGGACGTCGACGTCGCCTACTCCGGGCCGCAGAAGTGCCTCTCGTGCCCGCCGGGCGCGTCGCCGCTGACGCTCAACGACCGCGCGATGGACAAGGTGCTCTCCCGGGAGGAGCCGTCGCGGTCGTGGTACCTCGACCTCTCGCTGCTGGAGGGGTACTGGGGCGAGGAGCGCGCGTACCACCACACCGCGCCGATCACGAACGTGTACGCGCTGCGCGAGGCGCTGCGCCTCGTCGCCGAGGAAGGGATCGAGTCGCGCTGGCAGCGCCACCGTGACACTGCGGGCGCCCTGAAGGCGGGCGTCGAGGCGATGGGGCTGGAGATGAACGCGGACGACGAGTTCTGGCTGCCGAGCCTCAACGCCGTCCGCGTCCCGGAGGGCGTGGACGACGGCGCCGTCATCGCGGACCTGCTGGAGCAGTACGACCTCGAGATCGTCTCCGGGCTCGGCGATCTGGAGGGTGAGATCTTCCGTATCGGCTGCATGGGTCACTCCGCACGCCCGGAGAACGTCTCGCTGCTCGTCTCCGCGCTCGGCCAGACGCTCGCCGAACACGGCGCCGACGTGGACGTTGGCGCAGGCGTCGAGGCGACCGCCCAGCGACTGTAAGCGACCCGACCACCCCGACTCGCCACGCCACACCCACACACCCTGGCCACCAGCCCCAAGTGCGAGGCGTGGGCACAAGCGGGGCGCATGGACGAGGTACTCGAGGCCGCGGAGGTCGTGGCGGACTCGGAACTGGAGGGGGCAGTCGTCTGGCTACTCAGGGTGGTCGGCATCCTCCTCGCGCTCGGTGGCGCCGGCCTGTGGCTGTTCACGAGCGCGGGACTGCTGTGGCTCCCGGCGCTGTTGATGGTCGCGGGGGTGCTGCTGGCGACCATCCCCGGGATCCTGTTAGAACTGCTGGAGTTGTTCGCGTAGACCGTCGACGGATCCCGGAGACGGGGAGGCGGCGACCTCTTTTTCACCCCACCACACCAACACGAGAACGTATGTACGAGGACATTCTGCTGGCGACCAACGGGGGCGTCGCGTCGATCAACGCCACCGAACACGCGCTGGAGTTGGCGGCCGACCGCGCCCGACTGCTCGACGACCTGGACGTCGCCGTCGAGCGCGAGGCGACCCTGCACGCGCTGTTCGTCGTCGACGAGGCCGCCATCACGACGTACTCGGGCGACGAGTACGTCGACGGCCACGAGGGGCCGGAGTACGGTTTCGAAGACGTCGGCGAGGAGACACTCGCAGACGTGCGCGAGCGCGGTGAGGCCGCTGGCGTCCGCGTGGAGACGCACCTCCAGCACGGCACCCCCGAGGAGACCATCCTGGAGGTCGCCGACGACATCGACGCCGACCTGGTCGTGGCGGGGAGCCAGCGTCGCCCCGACGAGTACCGGATGCTCGTCGGCAGCGTCACCGAGCGCGTCGTCCGCGCGAGCGACCGGCCCGTGCTGGTCGTGAAGACGCCCGTCGACGAGGCGGGCGAGCCGATGGTGTGAGCAGGTCCGAACCGCGTCGCCGTCGGGTGGTGTCCGCCCCGGCTACCACTCCCTGAGCGCGCTCGCGCCGTGGTAGTGGCGGAGCACGCCCAGGAACGTGAGCGCGCCGAGGACCGCGAAGCCGCCGCCCACGTAGAACACCCACTCCATTCCAACCGACCCCATCAGCCACCCGGCCGCGACGGGGGCGATGACCGATCCAGGTCGCCACACGAGTTCTCGGATGCCGAAACTGGAGGCGACGCCGTCGCCGTCGCTCCCCTCGTCGGCGAACAGCGCCATACTCGCGGGTTCGCGGAAACTGTCGGCGATGCCGAGTCCCGCGTTCAACACGAGGAGCGGGAGGAAGGCCGCCGAGACGACGCCGAGCACCGGCAGCGACGAGGGGAGGCCGAGGAGGTCGCCGACCATCGGCGTGAACGGGACCAGCACGGCGACCACCCCGTAGGCGCCGCCGCCGGCGAACACGAACAGCGAGCGCCCCGTGGTGTCCGAGAGGCGACCGGTGTACGGCTGGAGGAGCATGTTGGTGAACTTCTCCGAGACGGTAATGACGGAGACGGCGAACGCCGGCATCGCCAACCCGCCGCTGGCGGCCGCGTACCCTGCGAACACGGGGATCCAGTTGCGGACCATCATCACGGCGACCGCGTACTGCGCACGGAAGGAGGTGAGCGTGAGGATGCGGCGGTTGAGCGCGAGGTCGGTGAAGGGGAACCCCTCGACGCGCGTCTCGTCTTCGGACAGCAGGAGGCCGGTGCCGAGGAACGTGATCACGTACAGGCCGGTGATGAGCAAGAACAGTTCGCGCGACCCGCCGAAGTAGTCGTAGAGAAAGCCCGCCGAGAGGCCGCCGATGATCGACGCCGCGAACGACGCCGCGTTGGCGCGGCCGATGTGGCTCGCGCGACTCTGTTTCGTCGCGAGTTCGCCGACCAGTCCGAGCGTCATCAGCCCCATCCCGGTGAACACGATGCCCTGCATCGCCCGCACCGCGAGCAGGCCCGTGCCGTCGGTGACGACGCTGAACGCCGCGTACGTCGCGATCCCGACGGCGAGTGTGCCGAGGAGCACGAGGCGTTTGTCGTAGCGGTCGCCCGCCCACGCCAGCGGCACGACCGCGACCGTCTGTGCCAGCGTGTACGCCGCGTACAGGAAGCCGAACGCGACGCCGTCGATGCCGAGGTCGGTGGCGATCTTCGGGAGGACGATGATGAGCGCGATGCTCCCGAAGCCGCCGGCGAACCGCGAGAGGTACAGCGTCCAGAACTGGAGGCGCGAGGCGGACGAGTCGGTCACGTGTCGCCGTTCGCGGGGGGAGTCAAATGGCCGTCGAACCGTCGCGGTCGACACGGACGCTCTTCACCCGGGGCGCCGTCTCCCGCGTATGGTCACGCTGCTCGACACGTACATCGAGAATCGCGAACGCGTCCAGCCGGACGACACGAACAACTACGACACGGCCCACGGCGGCAACGTCGCCAAGTGGATGGACGAGGTCGGCGCGATGTCGGCGATGCGCCTCGCGGGCCACCCGTGCGTCACCGCCAGCATCGACCGCCTCGACTTCGCGCGGCCGATCCCACGCGGCGACACCTGCGTCATCGAGTCGTACGTGTACGCGACCGGTAGAACCTCCGTTCGCGTCCGCCTTCGGGCGTTTCGCGAGACGCCGGAGACGGGCGAGCGCGAGTTGACGACGGAGGCGACGTTCGTGTTCGTCGCGCTCGACGAGGAGCGCCGCCCGACGCCGGTGCCGGAGTTGACCGTCGAGAGCGAGCGCGAAGCGGACCTCCGTCGGGCGGCGCTGGCGGCCGAGTCGGACGGTTCGGGCGAGTCGACCGAGTGAGGCGCTGGGCCGGGAGCAACCGATACCTCGGTGCGTCGCGTACCTCGGGTGTGAGCGACCTCGACACCCTCCGGGCGCACCTCGACGACCTCGCGTTGTCGGCCCACCTCGCGACCGCCGTCGACGACCGCCCGCACGTCGCGCCGGTGTGGTTCGTCCTCGACGACGACGCTGACGCGCTGTGGCTGTTCACCGGCGGCAGAAAGCTGGAGAACCTCGCTCGCAACCCTCGCGTCGCGCTGTCGGTCGAGTCCGCCGACCGCGCCGGCACCGTCGACTGGCAGGCGACCGTCTTCGGCACCGCCCACCGGGTCGACGACGACGCGCGTGCGGCGTGGGTGGAGCGCCGCTTGGCGGCGACGTACGCGATGCACGAGGCCGACCCAGACGCACTCGGCGGCGACGACGCGGACGACGAGGCCACGGTGTCGAGCGAGGGGCTGGTTCGCGTCGACGTGGGGAGCGTGAGCCTGACAGAGTTTTGAGCGGCGCCCGAAGTCGCACCCGGCGGTAGGCTTATTCCTGTGAGGTCAAACCCCGCGGCAGTGAGTTCACCACGGCCGCCGCAGGTACTCGACGAAGAAATCGTTGTCAGCGACGACCACGGCGACCGGCGACTTGTCGTCGCCGGACCGCCAACCGCGCTCGACGCCGCGGCGTCGGACGTGACGGACGCGGTCGTCCTCGGCGACGGCGGCTCCGTCTCGACGTTCTTCCGCGGGTTCACGACGACCGCGTTGCCGGGACCGCCGGCGGCGTGGGACCTCAACTTCGACCGCGAGGTGTGGGGACCGCGCGACGGCTGGGTGTCGTTCACGACCGACCAGACGTTCCTCGGCGGAACCGACGACCCCGCCGACGTGCTCGCTGAGTTGCGGGTGGTGGCTGGGCAACTCGACGAGTTGGAAGCCATCGACCGTTGACGATCCTACGTGGAGCTGAGACGCTCCGAAGTCGTGTGGTGCGCCGCGAGAAGTACGGGCTTGGAGGGAGTTGAACCACGGTCGGACGTGCTCGGCTCGCTTCGCTCGCCTGTGCGTGACCTCCCTGCTTCAACTCCCTCGGACGACCGTTAGTCGGTGCGGTTCCTCGACCCGTGCGCTCCGCTCCCGGATCTCCTCACAGTGCGCCTCGAAGAACGGGCTTGGAGGGAGTTGAACCCCCGACCGACGGATTAAGAGTCCGTCGCTCTCCCTGACTGAGCTACAAGCCCTTGCGTTCCCAAGAACCGGGGGGACGGTAAAATGCCTTCCGTTTCCCGGACGGCGCCGTCGTGAACGAACATCACCGCTTAAGTGCCGTCCGGCCCGATTTCGCCTCACATGAGTACCGGGGTCACCGTCTCCTCGATGTCGACCTACGCCATTCTCGGCTGTGGGAGCGTCGGCCACGCGGTCGCCGA
The DNA window shown above is from Halobaculum marinum and carries:
- a CDS encoding transcription initiation factor IIB family protein encodes the protein MYRARDEVENEEWLARLRQAAESLDLSPEARSNATDLFLSGVPEADRSKPAMAAASLYAGALIAGDERPQTAVADAMDVTRLSVQQHWKDVLEDAGFRPPTW
- a CDS encoding phosphopantetheine adenylyltransferase translates to MHVALGGTFDPVHDGHRALFERAFELGDLTVGLTSDELAPKTRHTDRYVRPFADRKRDLDAELAPLAAEHDREYEIRELTKPTGIAVEPGFDALIVSPETQSGAERVNEIREQKGLPSLRIEVVDHVPAEDGKRISSTRIVRGEIDRHGNVTPEREGRGTAPPDAE
- a CDS encoding helix-turn-helix domain-containing protein, translated to MSTDEAPEDGGDAENTADENSPRGELREAAERLEEGATEVAGGFDERIVDLLSWLLDTETRARIYVYLREHPGSTSDEVAEGTGLYPSTVREALAELHGEETVTRTKREAAGAGNNPYEYEAIEPSELVEGVVGEVQDQLNTVFNLDAQLSGDGGSDDGDDPVSISVERPDDED
- a CDS encoding glutamate--cysteine ligase, with product MDTGSAAAFDRMGTLGVEEEFYVVDGDGRPTAGSDELVYGDREPPEPLGGRIDHELFKSVVETQTPLIEDPGSVRDNVVAVREALVEHAASYDLQVAAAGLHPAAVWRELDHAEKPRYRSQLDRIQYPQHRNTTAGLHVHVGVDDADKATWVANELRWSLPPMLALSANSPFWNGFDTGLASARAKVFENLPNTGMPGYFDSFEAYESFERRMVEHGSIEDRGELWFDVRPHTGHGTVEVRTPDAQSDPDVTVAFVEWVHALVTDLAERYEDESDPDAGFGGDHGLRRELLDENKWRAMRHGEDATFVARDGESVVDIPTVVERACDRLGVEGPRFLLERESGSARQRRIRENDGIAALCHDLLLDEHGR
- a CDS encoding fibrillarin-like rRNA/tRNA 2'-O-methyltransferase yields the protein MSEHLPDGVERREFDGRERLCTRGEPVYGEPTDDGWRAWDAGRSKLGGMLELGMDTGLVGDETVLYLGAANGTTVSHVADFAGPTYAVEFSPRPVRDLLDACESRATLFPLLKDARRPETYAHVVEADCDVLVQDVATRGQADVAVRNRQFLADDGRLLLAVKARSEDVAADPNAVFDEVLGDLREMYEVLETRELDRFHEDHLGVVATPK
- a CDS encoding NOP5/NOP56 family protein; amino-acid sequence: MTTDDDAAGRAPGDAAGAEAAAWFAVGDDESPADRVRDGTAAAPADWPALAVESGAATDEEDYYEQLREATVEATRAAVDERERADDRQLLHAVRAMDDAERVANELAERVSEWAGTLFEDAGTGVDGCVALAERDPEGPAEERVVSLATRVADLAAEADELEAFIESRAPVAAPNLAALAGPVLAARLISLAGGLEPLAKKPSGTLQVLGAEDALFAHLRGHGSSPKHGVIYTHEYVRGTRPEDRGSASRALAGKLTIAARIDHYSGDYRPELEAELDERMQTIRARAEDDDGGADDE
- a CDS encoding pyridoxal-phosphate-dependent aminotransferase family protein, which codes for MQQPELDRFEAPDVSELTPPTRTLMGPGPSDVHPRVLRAMSTPLVGHLDPSFVEIMDETQELLRYTFQTDNQWTIPVSGTGSASMEAAIGNLVEPDDTMLVPTNGYFGGRMAEMARRAGGNVVEVDAPWGEPLDPVDVEAAFDEHQPDVFGFVHAETSTGVRQPDVPELTSIAHDHDAYVIADCVTSLGGVSLKVDEWDVDVAYSGPQKCLSCPPGASPLTLNDRAMDKVLSREEPSRSWYLDLSLLEGYWGEERAYHHTAPITNVYALREALRLVAEEGIESRWQRHRDTAGALKAGVEAMGLEMNADDEFWLPSLNAVRVPEGVDDGAVIADLLEQYDLEIVSGLGDLEGEIFRIGCMGHSARPENVSLLVSALGQTLAEHGADVDVGAGVEATAQRL
- a CDS encoding universal stress protein; translation: MYEDILLATNGGVASINATEHALELAADRARLLDDLDVAVEREATLHALFVVDEAAITTYSGDEYVDGHEGPEYGFEDVGEETLADVRERGEAAGVRVETHLQHGTPEETILEVADDIDADLVVAGSQRRPDEYRMLVGSVTERVVRASDRPVLVVKTPVDEAGEPMV
- a CDS encoding MFS transporter yields the protein MTDSSASRLQFWTLYLSRFAGGFGSIALIIVLPKIATDLGIDGVAFGFLYAAYTLAQTVAVVPLAWAGDRYDKRLVLLGTLAVGIATYAAFSVVTDGTGLLAVRAMQGIVFTGMGLMTLGLVGELATKQSRASHIGRANAASFAASIIGGLSAGFLYDYFGGSRELFLLITGLYVITFLGTGLLLSEDETRVEGFPFTDLALNRRILTLTSFRAQYAVAVMMVRNWIPVFAGYAAASGGLAMPAFAVSVITVSEKFTNMLLQPYTGRLSDTTGRSLFVFAGGGAYGVVAVLVPFTPMVGDLLGLPSSLPVLGVVSAAFLPLLVLNAGLGIADSFREPASMALFADEGSDGDGVASSFGIRELVWRPGSVIAPVAAGWLMGSVGMEWVFYVGGGFAVLGALTFLGVLRHYHGASALREW
- a CDS encoding acyl-CoA thioesterase, translating into MVTLLDTYIENRERVQPDDTNNYDTAHGGNVAKWMDEVGAMSAMRLAGHPCVTASIDRLDFARPIPRGDTCVIESYVYATGRTSVRVRLRAFRETPETGERELTTEATFVFVALDEERRPTPVPELTVESEREADLRRAALAAESDGSGESTE
- a CDS encoding pyridoxamine 5'-phosphate oxidase family protein; this encodes MSDLDTLRAHLDDLALSAHLATAVDDRPHVAPVWFVLDDDADALWLFTGGRKLENLARNPRVALSVESADRAGTVDWQATVFGTAHRVDDDARAAWVERRLAATYAMHEADPDALGGDDADDEATVSSEGLVRVDVGSVSLTEF